From a region of the Nitrospira sp. genome:
- a CDS encoding efflux RND transporter periplasmic adaptor subunit — MKNFSGCFPKSSLGLLSALTLSAIILLLSACGQRDQPPKLDVDAHPSAKTGVSAGMGSHVETMVVEFNTSRQGLFLSGKIAYGEDKYSRISSPLQGRVVEVRAHLGDQVKAGKVLLIVDSPDIAQAYSEYVKEDADLQYATRAQELAKDLYENKALPLKDLKQAESELIKARAEFRRAKERLLSLKVAPDELNKPLDKQQVTSLFELRSPLSGIVVERSVTPGQSVTGDPDHVLFTIADLDILQVVADVYERDLALVREGQAAVVKVEAYPDVDFPAKVTAIGDVVDPASRTIKVRAHVKNEAHKLKPEMFARLQLNVSDTGQFLTVSREAVLEADGKQFVYVVEDGPRYVKREVKTANISPDQVRIVEGLTQGERIVTKGAVLIKEQQVRGT; from the coding sequence ATGAAAAACTTTTCGGGGTGTTTCCCCAAGTCTTCTCTCGGCCTTCTCTCGGCTTTAACCCTCAGCGCCATCATCCTGTTACTTTCAGCCTGTGGCCAGCGCGATCAACCTCCCAAACTGGATGTGGACGCACATCCGTCAGCCAAGACCGGAGTGTCGGCCGGTATGGGCTCTCATGTCGAGACGATGGTTGTCGAGTTCAATACGTCTCGGCAAGGGTTGTTCCTCTCGGGCAAGATCGCCTATGGCGAGGATAAGTATTCACGGATTTCTTCTCCGTTACAGGGACGAGTCGTAGAAGTCAGGGCTCATCTGGGAGACCAAGTAAAGGCAGGGAAAGTCCTGCTTATCGTTGACAGTCCGGACATTGCACAGGCGTACTCGGAATATGTCAAGGAAGACGCGGACTTGCAATATGCGACTCGAGCACAGGAATTGGCGAAGGATTTGTACGAAAACAAAGCGCTGCCTCTCAAAGATCTGAAACAGGCTGAGAGCGAGTTGATCAAGGCCAGGGCGGAGTTTCGCCGGGCAAAAGAGCGATTGCTTTCGCTCAAGGTCGCACCGGACGAATTGAATAAGCCCCTCGATAAACAACAAGTCACCTCTCTCTTTGAGTTAAGAAGTCCGCTTTCCGGAATCGTCGTGGAGCGCTCCGTGACACCGGGCCAGTCGGTGACCGGAGATCCAGATCATGTGCTCTTTACCATCGCCGACCTGGACATTCTGCAAGTCGTGGCCGATGTCTATGAACGGGATCTCGCGCTTGTGCGGGAAGGCCAAGCAGCCGTGGTGAAGGTTGAAGCCTACCCGGACGTTGACTTTCCGGCCAAGGTGACGGCCATCGGGGATGTGGTTGATCCCGCCTCCAGGACGATCAAAGTTCGGGCTCACGTGAAGAACGAAGCCCACAAATTGAAACCAGAGATGTTCGCCCGGCTGCAGCTCAATGTGAGCGACACTGGGCAATTTCTCACCGTGTCACGGGAAGCGGTGCTGGAAGCGGACGGCAAGCAGTTCGTCTACGTGGTCGAAGATGGACCTCGGTACGTCAAGCGGGAAGTGAAGACCGCGAATATCTCTCCGGACCAGGTCCGCATCGTGGAGGGGCTGACGCAAGGAGAACGGATTGTGACTAAAGGAGCCGTCTTGATCAAGGAACAACAGGTCAGAGGTACGTAA